In Salvelinus sp. IW2-2015 linkage group LG23, ASM291031v2, whole genome shotgun sequence, a genomic segment contains:
- the pold3 gene encoding DNA polymerase delta subunit 3 isoform X4 has translation MDDLYLDNIDEFVNDQNKIVTYKWLSLTLGVHVNLAKQMLYHYLDQKRKEGSARLHATYLVSGKFVENGTTSHKVSVVREDQLEDAKSKMSLMVSVHVYSVQKAVLKDSGPLYSADYDAVKENLRNCSRYSAIRCADAVPRSSAEVQQACETTQAPPPETEQIKANHSNLASKPTPKQPKGIMGMFATKNVSQNQDSSKEIKLEQKEDAPVVETSKTKPAAKTNPVSNFFAKQAVKKPDKSIKEEVEIAQTSSSVDEKPSSPPPKAETPVKEELAKDAVVEKDIRSKTKRLEHSDSEEEKNDSQRKKRRRIKKPEPDSSDDEDSPPQLQEKRDPSPSPEIQVKKEPVAVSHSDELSACKRRKRRRVLKSRTFVDDEGCMVTEKGYESESYSETEDDFKTSKPTPKNPKPSTGKKEEKKSKKAAAACNKSTKQASIMGFFQKK, from the exons ATGGATGACCTTTACTTGGATAATATTGATGAATTTGTCAACGACCAGAATAAAATC GTGACCTACAAATGGCTGAGTCTCACCCTTGGGGTCCATGTCAACCTAGCCAAACA AATGCTCTACCATTACTTGGATCAAAAGAGGAAAGAAGGCTCTGCTCGGCTCCATGCTACCTACCTTGTGTCTGGCAAGTTTGTTGAGAATGGTACCACG AGTCACAAGGTGTCAGTAGTGCGAGAGGATCAGYTGGAGG ATGCGAAGTCAAAGATGAGCCTGATGGTCAGCGTACACGTGTACAGTGTTCAGAAGGCTGTGCTGAAAGACAGTGGTCCTCTGTACAGTGCTGATTATGACGCTGTGAAAGAGAATCTAAGAAATTGCAGCAG GTACAGTGCAATTCGTTGTGCTGATGCGGTGCCTAGGTCCTCGGCAGAGGTGCAGCAGGCCTGTGAGACGACACAGGCCCCACCACCAGAGACGGAGCAAATCAAAGCAAACCATTCTAATCTGGCCTCTAAACCCACCCCCAAGCAGCCCAAAGGCATTATGGGAATGTTTGCAACCAAGAATGTCTCCCAGAATCAAGATTCGAGCAAAGAGATTAAATTGGAGCAGAAAGAGGATGCACCTgtg GTTGAGACCTCCAAAACTAAACCTGCTGCGAAGACAAATCCTGTGAGTAACTTCTTTGCGAAACAAGCAGTCA AAAAACCTGACAAATCCATCAAGGAAGAGGTAGAAATAGCCCAGACATCCTCCTCAGTGGATGAGAAGCCCTCAAGTCCACCTCCTAAAGCAGAGACTCCTGTCAAGGAGGAACTAGCAAAGGATGCTGTGGTTGAGAAAGATATTAGAAG TAAGACCAAGCGTCTTGAACATTCGGATAGTGAAGAGGAGAAGAACGATAgtcagaggaagaagagacggAGGATAAAGAAGCCCGAGCCAGACAGTAGTGACGATGAGG ACTCTCCTCCACAGTTGCAAGAAAAGAGGGACCCATCACCAAGTCCTGAGATTCAAGTAAAGAAAGAACCAGTTGCTGTTTCACATTCAGAT GAGCTTTCAGCTTGTAAACGAAGGAAGAGAAGACGTGTCTTGAAATCGCGCACATTCGTGGATGACGAAGGATGCATGG TGACTGAGAAAGGCTATGAGAGTGAATCCTACTCAGAGACTGAGGATGACTTTAAGACCAGTAAACCAACTCCGAAGAATCCAAAACCATCAACTGGCaaaaaagaggagaagaaaagtaAGAAAGCTGCTGCGGCCTGTAATAAATCTACTAAGCAGGCTTCTATTATGGGATTCTTCCAGAAGAAATGA
- the pold3 gene encoding DNA polymerase delta subunit 3 isoform X3: MDDLYLDNIDEFVNDQNKIVTYKWLSLTLGVHVNLAKQMLYHYLDQKRKEGSARLHATYLVSGKFVENGTTSHKVSVVREDQLEDAKSKMSLMVSVHVYSVQKAVLKDSGPLYSADYDAVKENLRNCSRYSAIRCADAVPRSSAEVQQACETTQAPPPETEQIKANHSNLASKPTPKQPKGIMGMFATKNVSQNQDSSKEIKLEQKEDAPVVETSKTKPAAKTNPVSNFFAKQAVKKPDKSIKEEVEIAQTSSSVDEKPSSPPPKAETPVKEELAKDAVVEKDIRSKTKRLEHSDSEEEKNDSQRKKRRRIKKPEPDSSDDEVIPDSPPQLQEKRDPSPSPEIQVKKEPVAVSHSDELSACKRRKRRRVLKSRTFVDDEGCMVTEKGYESESYSETEDDFKTSKPTPKNPKPSTGKKEEKKSKKAAAACNKSTKQASIMGFFQKK, encoded by the exons ATGGATGACCTTTACTTGGATAATATTGATGAATTTGTCAACGACCAGAATAAAATC GTGACCTACAAATGGCTGAGTCTCACCCTTGGGGTCCATGTCAACCTAGCCAAACA AATGCTCTACCATTACTTGGATCAAAAGAGGAAAGAAGGCTCTGCTCGGCTCCATGCTACCTACCTTGTGTCTGGCAAGTTTGTTGAGAATGGTACCACG AGTCACAAGGTGTCAGTAGTGCGAGAGGATCAGYTGGAGG ATGCGAAGTCAAAGATGAGCCTGATGGTCAGCGTACACGTGTACAGTGTTCAGAAGGCTGTGCTGAAAGACAGTGGTCCTCTGTACAGTGCTGATTATGACGCTGTGAAAGAGAATCTAAGAAATTGCAGCAG GTACAGTGCAATTCGTTGTGCTGATGCGGTGCCTAGGTCCTCGGCAGAGGTGCAGCAGGCCTGTGAGACGACACAGGCCCCACCACCAGAGACGGAGCAAATCAAAGCAAACCATTCTAATCTGGCCTCTAAACCCACCCCCAAGCAGCCCAAAGGCATTATGGGAATGTTTGCAACCAAGAATGTCTCCCAGAATCAAGATTCGAGCAAAGAGATTAAATTGGAGCAGAAAGAGGATGCACCTgtg GTTGAGACCTCCAAAACTAAACCTGCTGCGAAGACAAATCCTGTGAGTAACTTCTTTGCGAAACAAGCAGTCA AAAAACCTGACAAATCCATCAAGGAAGAGGTAGAAATAGCCCAGACATCCTCCTCAGTGGATGAGAAGCCCTCAAGTCCACCTCCTAAAGCAGAGACTCCTGTCAAGGAGGAACTAGCAAAGGATGCTGTGGTTGAGAAAGATATTAGAAG TAAGACCAAGCGTCTTGAACATTCGGATAGTGAAGAGGAGAAGAACGATAgtcagaggaagaagagacggAGGATAAAGAAGCCCGAGCCAGACAGTAGTGACGATGAGG TTATTCCAGACTCTCCTCCACAGTTGCAAGAAAAGAGGGACCCATCACCAAGTCCTGAGATTCAAGTAAAGAAAGAACCAGTTGCTGTTTCACATTCAGAT GAGCTTTCAGCTTGTAAACGAAGGAAGAGAAGACGTGTCTTGAAATCGCGCACATTCGTGGATGACGAAGGATGCATGG TGACTGAGAAAGGCTATGAGAGTGAATCCTACTCAGAGACTGAGGATGACTTTAAGACCAGTAAACCAACTCCGAAGAATCCAAAACCATCAACTGGCaaaaaagaggagaagaaaagtaAGAAAGCTGCTGCGGCCTGTAATAAATCTACTAAGCAGGCTTCTATTATGGGATTCTTCCAGAAGAAATGA
- the pold3 gene encoding DNA polymerase delta subunit 3 isoform X2, whose protein sequence is MDDLYLDNIDEFVNDQNKIVTYKWLSLTLGVHVNLAKQMLYHYLDQKRKEGSARLHATYLVSGKFVENGTTSHKVSVVREDQLEDAKSKMSLMVSVHVYSVQKAVLKDSGPLYSADYDAVKENLRNCSRYSAIRCADAVPRSSAEVQQACETTQAPPPETEQIKANHSNLASKPTPKQPKGIMGMFATKNVSQNQDSSKEIKLEQKEDAPVVETSKTKPAAKTNPVSNFFAKQAVNKSCISTTEKPDKSIKEEVEIAQTSSSVDEKPSSPPPKAETPVKEELAKDAVVEKDIRSKTKRLEHSDSEEEKNDSQRKKRRRIKKPEPDSSDDEDSPPQLQEKRDPSPSPEIQVKKEPVAVSHSDELSACKRRKRRRVLKSRTFVDDEGCMVTEKGYESESYSETEDDFKTSKPTPKNPKPSTGKKEEKKSKKAAAACNKSTKQASIMGFFQKK, encoded by the exons ATGGATGACCTTTACTTGGATAATATTGATGAATTTGTCAACGACCAGAATAAAATC GTGACCTACAAATGGCTGAGTCTCACCCTTGGGGTCCATGTCAACCTAGCCAAACA AATGCTCTACCATTACTTGGATCAAAAGAGGAAAGAAGGCTCTGCTCGGCTCCATGCTACCTACCTTGTGTCTGGCAAGTTTGTTGAGAATGGTACCACG AGTCACAAGGTGTCAGTAGTGCGAGAGGATCAGYTGGAGG ATGCGAAGTCAAAGATGAGCCTGATGGTCAGCGTACACGTGTACAGTGTTCAGAAGGCTGTGCTGAAAGACAGTGGTCCTCTGTACAGTGCTGATTATGACGCTGTGAAAGAGAATCTAAGAAATTGCAGCAG GTACAGTGCAATTCGTTGTGCTGATGCGGTGCCTAGGTCCTCGGCAGAGGTGCAGCAGGCCTGTGAGACGACACAGGCCCCACCACCAGAGACGGAGCAAATCAAAGCAAACCATTCTAATCTGGCCTCTAAACCCACCCCCAAGCAGCCCAAAGGCATTATGGGAATGTTTGCAACCAAGAATGTCTCCCAGAATCAAGATTCGAGCAAAGAGATTAAATTGGAGCAGAAAGAGGATGCACCTgtg GTTGAGACCTCCAAAACTAAACCTGCTGCGAAGACAAATCCTGTGAGTAACTTCTTTGCGAAACAAGCAGTCA ATAAATCCTGTATATCCACCACAGAAAAACCTGACAAATCCATCAAGGAAGAGGTAGAAATAGCCCAGACATCCTCCTCAGTGGATGAGAAGCCCTCAAGTCCACCTCCTAAAGCAGAGACTCCTGTCAAGGAGGAACTAGCAAAGGATGCTGTGGTTGAGAAAGATATTAGAAG TAAGACCAAGCGTCTTGAACATTCGGATAGTGAAGAGGAGAAGAACGATAgtcagaggaagaagagacggAGGATAAAGAAGCCCGAGCCAGACAGTAGTGACGATGAGG ACTCTCCTCCACAGTTGCAAGAAAAGAGGGACCCATCACCAAGTCCTGAGATTCAAGTAAAGAAAGAACCAGTTGCTGTTTCACATTCAGAT GAGCTTTCAGCTTGTAAACGAAGGAAGAGAAGACGTGTCTTGAAATCGCGCACATTCGTGGATGACGAAGGATGCATGG TGACTGAGAAAGGCTATGAGAGTGAATCCTACTCAGAGACTGAGGATGACTTTAAGACCAGTAAACCAACTCCGAAGAATCCAAAACCATCAACTGGCaaaaaagaggagaagaaaagtaAGAAAGCTGCTGCGGCCTGTAATAAATCTACTAAGCAGGCTTCTATTATGGGATTCTTCCAGAAGAAATGA
- the pold3 gene encoding DNA polymerase delta subunit 3 isoform X1: MDDLYLDNIDEFVNDQNKIVTYKWLSLTLGVHVNLAKQMLYHYLDQKRKEGSARLHATYLVSGKFVENGTTSHKVSVVREDQLEDAKSKMSLMVSVHVYSVQKAVLKDSGPLYSADYDAVKENLRNCSRYSAIRCADAVPRSSAEVQQACETTQAPPPETEQIKANHSNLASKPTPKQPKGIMGMFATKNVSQNQDSSKEIKLEQKEDAPVVETSKTKPAAKTNPVSNFFAKQAVNKSCISTTEKPDKSIKEEVEIAQTSSSVDEKPSSPPPKAETPVKEELAKDAVVEKDIRSKTKRLEHSDSEEEKNDSQRKKRRRIKKPEPDSSDDEVIPDSPPQLQEKRDPSPSPEIQVKKEPVAVSHSDELSACKRRKRRRVLKSRTFVDDEGCMVTEKGYESESYSETEDDFKTSKPTPKNPKPSTGKKEEKKSKKAAAACNKSTKQASIMGFFQKK; encoded by the exons ATGGATGACCTTTACTTGGATAATATTGATGAATTTGTCAACGACCAGAATAAAATC GTGACCTACAAATGGCTGAGTCTCACCCTTGGGGTCCATGTCAACCTAGCCAAACA AATGCTCTACCATTACTTGGATCAAAAGAGGAAAGAAGGCTCTGCTCGGCTCCATGCTACCTACCTTGTGTCTGGCAAGTTTGTTGAGAATGGTACCACG AGTCACAAGGTGTCAGTAGTGCGAGAGGATCAGYTGGAGG ATGCGAAGTCAAAGATGAGCCTGATGGTCAGCGTACACGTGTACAGTGTTCAGAAGGCTGTGCTGAAAGACAGTGGTCCTCTGTACAGTGCTGATTATGACGCTGTGAAAGAGAATCTAAGAAATTGCAGCAG GTACAGTGCAATTCGTTGTGCTGATGCGGTGCCTAGGTCCTCGGCAGAGGTGCAGCAGGCCTGTGAGACGACACAGGCCCCACCACCAGAGACGGAGCAAATCAAAGCAAACCATTCTAATCTGGCCTCTAAACCCACCCCCAAGCAGCCCAAAGGCATTATGGGAATGTTTGCAACCAAGAATGTCTCCCAGAATCAAGATTCGAGCAAAGAGATTAAATTGGAGCAGAAAGAGGATGCACCTgtg GTTGAGACCTCCAAAACTAAACCTGCTGCGAAGACAAATCCTGTGAGTAACTTCTTTGCGAAACAAGCAGTCA ATAAATCCTGTATATCCACCACAGAAAAACCTGACAAATCCATCAAGGAAGAGGTAGAAATAGCCCAGACATCCTCCTCAGTGGATGAGAAGCCCTCAAGTCCACCTCCTAAAGCAGAGACTCCTGTCAAGGAGGAACTAGCAAAGGATGCTGTGGTTGAGAAAGATATTAGAAG TAAGACCAAGCGTCTTGAACATTCGGATAGTGAAGAGGAGAAGAACGATAgtcagaggaagaagagacggAGGATAAAGAAGCCCGAGCCAGACAGTAGTGACGATGAGG TTATTCCAGACTCTCCTCCACAGTTGCAAGAAAAGAGGGACCCATCACCAAGTCCTGAGATTCAAGTAAAGAAAGAACCAGTTGCTGTTTCACATTCAGAT GAGCTTTCAGCTTGTAAACGAAGGAAGAGAAGACGTGTCTTGAAATCGCGCACATTCGTGGATGACGAAGGATGCATGG TGACTGAGAAAGGCTATGAGAGTGAATCCTACTCAGAGACTGAGGATGACTTTAAGACCAGTAAACCAACTCCGAAGAATCCAAAACCATCAACTGGCaaaaaagaggagaagaaaagtaAGAAAGCTGCTGCGGCCTGTAATAAATCTACTAAGCAGGCTTCTATTATGGGATTCTTCCAGAAGAAATGA
- the LOC111950771 gene encoding sialidase-3-like isoform X1: MGNTSSRSYFPGIKMQPAKTXLFKQEQTGTTYRIPALIYLKESQTFLAFAEKRSSPSDSDAKMIVMRRGTQQNGSTQWSESQELLSACLPDHRTMNPCPVYEKNTKTIFLFFICILGNTPEHHQIWTGKNKAHLCXITSNDEGQSWSQTKDLTESVIGKTVRRWATFAVGPGHGIQMENGRLIIPTYAYYIHFKCFSFPFPFTVQPHALSIYSDDFGQTWQMGRMLQRKSCECEMAEIIDHEGSSHLYCNARHRGHRVEALSESSGVYFDKPRLAPRLVEPCHGGCQGSVIGFPAPEQGEEGMGGTTSSPVTSDTQTWLLFTHPTNKRTRKDLGVYLNRSPLHTSGWDRPWIVHSGPSGYSDLAYSEDTEHFACLMECGENSELEQIAFVSFPLSDVMQTVDEKGNTF, from the exons ATGGGGAATACCTCATCAAGGAGTTATTTCCCGGGAATCAAAATGCAACCTGCTAAAACGASTCTGTTCAAACAGGAGCAAACTGGGACGACATACAGAATCCCAGCTCTCATCTACCTAAAAGAGAGTCAGACATTCCTTGCCTTTGCAGAGAAGCGCTCTTCCCCCAGTGACAGTGATGCAAAAATGATTGTTATGAGGAGAGGCACACAACAAAATGGATCCACTCAG TGGTCAGAATCCCAGGAGCTGTTATCAGCATGTTTACCAGACCACCGCACCATGAACCCCTGCCCKGTGTATGAAAAGAATACCAAGACTATATTCCTCTTTTTCATCTGCATTTTGGGGAACACTCCAGAGCACCATCARATCTGGACAGGCAAGAATAAGGCCCACCTGTGTTWCATCACCAGTAATGATGAGGGCCAGAGCTGGAGCCAGACAAAGGACTTGACAGAGAGTGTGATTGGCAAAACGGTCAGAAGGTGGGCTACATTTGCTGTGGGACCAGGCCATGGCATTCAAATGGAGAATGGAAGATTGATCATTCCTACCTATGCCTATTATATCCACTTCAAATGcttctccttccccttccccttcacGGTACAGCCACATGCTCTCTCAATATACAGTGACGACTTCGGTCAGACATGGCAAATGGGCAGGATGCTTCAAAGAAAGTCCTGTGAATGTGAGATGGCAGAGATCATAGACCACGAGGGCAGCAGTCACCTGTACTGCAACGCCCGCCATAGAGGTCACAGAGTGGAAGCTTTGAGTGAGAGCAGTGGGGTTTACTTTGACAAGCCCCGCTTGGCTCCAAGGTTAGTGGAGCCGTGCCATGGTGGTTGCCAAGGCAGTGTGATTGGCTTccctgcccctgagcaaggtgAAGAGGGCATGGGTGGTACCACATCATCACCAGTGACCTCAGACACGCAAACCTGGCTACTTTTCACCCACCCGACCAATAAGAGGACGAGGAAAGACTTGGGGGTGTATTTGAACCGTTCCCCACTGCACACGTCAGGTTGGGACCGGCCCTGGATCGTCCACAGTGGACCCAGTGGCTACTCAGACCTGGCCTACAGTGAGGACACTGAGCACTTTGCTTGCCTGATGGAATGTGGCGAGAATAGTGAGCTTGAACAGATTGCCTTTGTGTCTTTTCCCCTCAGTGATGTCATGCAGACCGTTGACGAGAAGGGAAATACCTTCTAG
- the LOC111950771 gene encoding sialidase-3-like isoform X2 → MIVMRRGTQQNGSTQWSESQELLSACLPDHRTMNPCPVYEKNTKTIFLFFICILGNTPEHHQIWTGKNKAHLCXITSNDEGQSWSQTKDLTESVIGKTVRRWATFAVGPGHGIQMENGRLIIPTYAYYIHFKCFSFPFPFTVQPHALSIYSDDFGQTWQMGRMLQRKSCECEMAEIIDHEGSSHLYCNARHRGHRVEALSESSGVYFDKPRLAPRLVEPCHGGCQGSVIGFPAPEQGEEGMGGTTSSPVTSDTQTWLLFTHPTNKRTRKDLGVYLNRSPLHTSGWDRPWIVHSGPSGYSDLAYSEDTEHFACLMECGENSELEQIAFVSFPLSDVMQTVDEKGNTF, encoded by the exons ATGATTGTTATGAGGAGAGGCACACAACAAAATGGATCCACTCAG TGGTCAGAATCCCAGGAGCTGTTATCAGCATGTTTACCAGACCACCGCACCATGAACCCCTGCCCKGTGTATGAAAAGAATACCAAGACTATATTCCTCTTTTTCATCTGCATTTTGGGGAACACTCCAGAGCACCATCARATCTGGACAGGCAAGAATAAGGCCCACCTGTGTTWCATCACCAGTAATGATGAGGGCCAGAGCTGGAGCCAGACAAAGGACTTGACAGAGAGTGTGATTGGCAAAACGGTCAGAAGGTGGGCTACATTTGCTGTGGGACCAGGCCATGGCATTCAAATGGAGAATGGAAGATTGATCATTCCTACCTATGCCTATTATATCCACTTCAAATGcttctccttccccttccccttcacGGTACAGCCACATGCTCTCTCAATATACAGTGACGACTTCGGTCAGACATGGCAAATGGGCAGGATGCTTCAAAGAAAGTCCTGTGAATGTGAGATGGCAGAGATCATAGACCACGAGGGCAGCAGTCACCTGTACTGCAACGCCCGCCATAGAGGTCACAGAGTGGAAGCTTTGAGTGAGAGCAGTGGGGTTTACTTTGACAAGCCCCGCTTGGCTCCAAGGTTAGTGGAGCCGTGCCATGGTGGTTGCCAAGGCAGTGTGATTGGCTTccctgcccctgagcaaggtgAAGAGGGCATGGGTGGTACCACATCATCACCAGTGACCTCAGACACGCAAACCTGGCTACTTTTCACCCACCCGACCAATAAGAGGACGAGGAAAGACTTGGGGGTGTATTTGAACCGTTCCCCACTGCACACGTCAGGTTGGGACCGGCCCTGGATCGTCCACAGTGGACCCAGTGGCTACTCAGACCTGGCCTACAGTGAGGACACTGAGCACTTTGCTTGCCTGATGGAATGTGGCGAGAATAGTGAGCTTGAACAGATTGCCTTTGTGTCTTTTCCCCTCAGTGATGTCATGCAGACCGTTGACGAGAAGGGAAATACCTTCTAG
- the wdr73 gene encoding WD repeat-containing protein 73 isoform X2 — protein sequence MGETSSVEDEFDDWFIESLKIYNHIHEYQLEHPTRAIEWTSEKSYNSDKNEILELLLPLKLFADDNQGLCAERDFKVVHGGFSDGSIHCLKHIPGTRCVVTNDGFNSNLQVWDLGGDDCDVIKRTGVLQLKSASSDNGVKIAPGLTGGPCVLHGSQISDIQLTELTSGKPLYSLGKDIPDLLSSLQFVSGSVFLACACNGDLYVGDTRKPSAPQNNPAGGREGAHWCMGVKTDLSSSDPSSCSVARLSSACQVVVSDLRDLRAPLCQAQLHVQRKTTSDDFMKVTWAPALDNCLAVSGFDGMVQIYDTAPWRPELMEFQPFFIHRGHMMSDDQFDTSLAVVTTHVWHPSRPRTVLSAAVDGSVHVWDWVDKATASC from the exons ATGGGTGAAACCTCTTCGGTTGAGGATGAATTTGATGACTGGTTTATCGAGTCTTTGAAAAT ATACAATCATATTCACGAGTATCAACTTGAACATCCTACAAGAGCAATTGAATGGACATCAGAAAAAA GTTACAATTCGGATAAAAATGAAATTTTAGAGCTGCTTTTGCCACTGAAACTTTTCGCTGATGATAATCAG GGTCTTTGTGCAGAACGAGATTTCAAAGTTGTCCATGGAGGTTTCTCAGATGGCTCCATTCATTGCCTCAAACACATTCCAGGAACAAG GTGTGTCGTTACCAATGATGGCTTCAACTCCAATCTCCAGGTGTGGGACTTAGGAGGAGACGATTGTG ATGTCATAAAGAGGACAGGAGTTTTACAACTGAAGAGTGCATCATCAGATAACGGTGTCAAAATAGCCCCTGGGTTAACTGGAGGCCCATGTGTTCTTCATGGCTCTCAGATCAGCGATATTCARCTGACTGAGCTGACGTCAGGAAAGCCACTCTACTCTCTGG GGAAAGACATTCCAGATTTACTAAGCTCCCTGCAATTTGTGAGTGGCAGTGTATTTCTCGCTTGTGCCTGCAATGGCGACCTGTATGTGGGGGACACACGGAAGCCTTCCGCTCCTCAGAATAACccagctggagggagagagggcgccCACTGGTGTATGGGTGTTAAGACAGACCTGTCCTCATCAGACCCATCCTCCTGTAGTGTAGCAAGGCTCTCATCCGCCTGCCAAGTGGTTGTGTCTGATCTAAGGGACCTGAGAGCCCCCTTGTGTCAAGCCCAGCttcatgtccagaggaaaactaccaGTGATGACTTCATGAAGGTGACATGGGCACCTGCTTTAGACAACTGTCTGGCTGTGTCAG GTTTTGATGGAATGGTGCAAATCTACGACACTGCCCCTTGGAGACCAGAGTTGATGGAATTCCAGCCTTTTTTTATCCACCGAGGTCACATGATGTCCGATGATCAGTTTGacacttcattagctgtggtcaCCACTCATGTTTGGCATCCAAGTCGACCCAggactgtcctctctgctgctGTAGACGGGTCTGTGCATGTATGGGACTGGGTCGACAAAGccactgccagctgttga
- the wdr73 gene encoding WD repeat-containing protein 73 isoform X1, with protein MGETSSVEDEFDDWFIESLKIYNHIHEYQLEHPTRAIEWTSEKTICVAGYNSDKNEILELLLPLKLFADDNQGLCAERDFKVVHGGFSDGSIHCLKHIPGTRCVVTNDGFNSNLQVWDLGGDDCDVIKRTGVLQLKSASSDNGVKIAPGLTGGPCVLHGSQISDIQLTELTSGKPLYSLGKDIPDLLSSLQFVSGSVFLACACNGDLYVGDTRKPSAPQNNPAGGREGAHWCMGVKTDLSSSDPSSCSVARLSSACQVVVSDLRDLRAPLCQAQLHVQRKTTSDDFMKVTWAPALDNCLAVSGFDGMVQIYDTAPWRPELMEFQPFFIHRGHMMSDDQFDTSLAVVTTHVWHPSRPRTVLSAAVDGSVHVWDWVDKATASC; from the exons ATGGGTGAAACCTCTTCGGTTGAGGATGAATTTGATGACTGGTTTATCGAGTCTTTGAAAAT ATACAATCATATTCACGAGTATCAACTTGAACATCCTACAAGAGCAATTGAATGGACATCAGAAAAAA CTATATGTGTTGCAGGTTACAATTCGGATAAAAATGAAATTTTAGAGCTGCTTTTGCCACTGAAACTTTTCGCTGATGATAATCAG GGTCTTTGTGCAGAACGAGATTTCAAAGTTGTCCATGGAGGTTTCTCAGATGGCTCCATTCATTGCCTCAAACACATTCCAGGAACAAG GTGTGTCGTTACCAATGATGGCTTCAACTCCAATCTCCAGGTGTGGGACTTAGGAGGAGACGATTGTG ATGTCATAAAGAGGACAGGAGTTTTACAACTGAAGAGTGCATCATCAGATAACGGTGTCAAAATAGCCCCTGGGTTAACTGGAGGCCCATGTGTTCTTCATGGCTCTCAGATCAGCGATATTCARCTGACTGAGCTGACGTCAGGAAAGCCACTCTACTCTCTGG GGAAAGACATTCCAGATTTACTAAGCTCCCTGCAATTTGTGAGTGGCAGTGTATTTCTCGCTTGTGCCTGCAATGGCGACCTGTATGTGGGGGACACACGGAAGCCTTCCGCTCCTCAGAATAACccagctggagggagagagggcgccCACTGGTGTATGGGTGTTAAGACAGACCTGTCCTCATCAGACCCATCCTCCTGTAGTGTAGCAAGGCTCTCATCCGCCTGCCAAGTGGTTGTGTCTGATCTAAGGGACCTGAGAGCCCCCTTGTGTCAAGCCCAGCttcatgtccagaggaaaactaccaGTGATGACTTCATGAAGGTGACATGGGCACCTGCTTTAGACAACTGTCTGGCTGTGTCAG GTTTTGATGGAATGGTGCAAATCTACGACACTGCCCCTTGGAGACCAGAGTTGATGGAATTCCAGCCTTTTTTTATCCACCGAGGTCACATGATGTCCGATGATCAGTTTGacacttcattagctgtggtcaCCACTCATGTTTGGCATCCAAGTCGACCCAggactgtcctctctgctgctGTAGACGGGTCTGTGCATGTATGGGACTGGGTCGACAAAGccactgccagctgttga